In a single window of the Lodderomyces elongisporus chromosome 4, complete sequence genome:
- the POS5 gene encoding NADH kinase pos5 (BUSCO:EOG0926384F) produces the protein MFRTIRNNPSFFNKIFQRHSPTSHYSAQSNKPMGDKSSSSRSMTTSSKSYLQVQSQSLSPNPSNLSSSSSSSSSSGSGANHSILTIESCENLPKARLPDYVKSQQHRLFNIIWRTSPPKNVLMVKKPWDATVREAMIQLINHLHVEYPSCNIVVNEDVADELVNEVTTVNKIMDKSIQHVIYTGETKDIIDKIDLMITLGGDGTILRGVSLFSNVKVPPVLSFAMGTLGFLLPFDFKNSMECFKSVYEGRAKALHRNRLECHVIRKFVEQDVEDYKNETEAREEDVVDTRSKVSMVASGFGSKYDVQSVKGKRQMVHAMNDITIHRASSPNLTAVDIYIDGEFFTTTYSDGLIFSTPTGSTAYSLSAGGSITHPAVPCILLTPICPRSLSFRPLILPSTSDIMIKLSENNRNSFIELTIDGISQEDLHPGDELHITSETIVSNGKIMSGGVGVGGGVGGKGVGGVCSSSSVSGGIQKIKEEEPEEVYVNGQDVVYNDKNGIWCVATNPNQWAKDLNSLLGFNSSFRDQKGKKLHL, from the coding sequence ATGTTTAGAACAATACGAAATAACccttcatttttcaataaaatATTCCAGCGACATAGTCCGACATCACACTACTCTGCTCAGTCTAACAAGCCAATGGGTGACAAGTCCTCGTCTTCAAGGTCGATGACGACCCTGTCAAAGTCGTATCTACAAGTACAGTCACAATCACTATCTCCAAACCCTCTGAATCTAAGTTCTAGTTCTAGTTCTAGTTCAAGTTCAGGGTCAGGTGCGAATCACTCTATACTTACAATTGAATCTTGTGAAAATCTACCCAAGGCTCGGCTACCTGACTACGTCAAGTCCCAACAGCATCGTCTCTTTAACATTATATGGCGTACTTCACCGCCAAAGAATGTTTTGATGGTTAAGAAGCCATGGGATGCCACTGTGCGCGAGGCAATGATTCAATTAATTAATCATTTGCATGTTGAGTATCCACTGTGTAATATAGTTGTTAATGAAGATGTGGCAGATGAGTTGGTCAATGAGGTGACTACGGTGAATAAGATTATGGACAAGTCAATTCAGCATGTGATTTATACTGGGGAGACCAAGGACATAATCGATAAGATTGATTTGATGATTACTTTGGGAGGTGATGGAACTATATTGAGGGGCGTTTCgttgttttcaaatgtCAAAGTGCCGCCGGTTTTGTCGTTTGCAATGGGTACATTGGGGTTTTTGTTGCCCTTTGATTTCAAGAATAGTATGGAGTGTTTCAAGAGTGTTTATGAAGGAAGAGCAAAAGCGTTGCATCGGAATAGATTAGAGTGTCATGTGATTAGGAAATTTGTTGAACAAGATGTCGAGGACTACAAAAATGAGACGGAGGCGAGGGAAGAGGATGTTGTTGACACTAGACTGAAGGTGCTGATGGTTGCTTCCGGGTTTGGTTCTAAGTACGATGTGCAGAGTGTCAAGGGTAAGAGACAAATGGTTCATGCTATGAATGATATTACGATCCATAGAGCCAGCTCTCCAAATCTCACAGCGGTGGACATTTATATCGATGGTGAGTTTTTCACTACAACGTATTCGGATGGGTTGATTTTCTCGACACCAACAGGGTCAACTGCGTATTCTTTATCGGCGGGTGGATCGATCACGCATCCTGCCGTGCCGTGCATCTTGTTGACACCTATATGTCCGAGGTCGTTATCTTTTAGACCGTTAATTCTTCCCAGCACGTCGGATATAATGATTAAGTTGTCTGAGAATAACCGTAATAGTTTTATTGAATTGACGATTGATGGTATAAGTCAGGAAGACTTGCACCCCGGTGATGAATTGCATATAACCTCAGAGACAATTGTGAGTAATGGCAAGATTATGCTGGGAGGAGTAGGAGTTGGAGGAGGAGTAGGTGGAAAAGGAGTAGGGGGTGtttgcagcagcagtagtgTTAGTGGTGGTATACAAAAGATTAAGGAGGAAGAGCCAGAGGAGGTATATGTCAATGGGCAAGATGTTGTGTATAATGACAAGAATGGTATCTGGTGTGTTGCTACTAATCCCAACCAGTGGGCCAAAGACTTGAATAGCTTATTAGGATTCAATAGTTCGTTTAGAGATCAAAAGGGCAAGAAATTGCATCTTTAA